The following proteins are co-located in the Chitinispirillum alkaliphilum genome:
- a CDS encoding thiamine biosynthesis protein ThiS: MEISVNGEKKILEGSELSVLELLQTNKVDMPDMVSVQLNGEFVQRQQYKTALVKDGDEVDFLYFMGGGQ; the protein is encoded by the coding sequence AATGGTGAAAAGAAAATACTTGAGGGATCTGAGCTTTCTGTTCTGGAATTGCTGCAGACAAACAAAGTTGACATGCCGGATATGGTGTCTGTGCAGCTTAACGGGGAATTTGTCCAAAGGCAGCAGTATAAGACAGCTCTTGTGAAAGATGGTGACGAAGTCGATTTCCTCTATTTTATGGGAGGGGGACAGTGA